The Leishmania infantum JPCM5 genome chromosome 28 sequence caccaccaccgctcctCGTCGCCTTCCCCTCAAAAGCACAAGCACCTGAAAGAAGCGGCATCCGTGGGGATGTCGGACTCAATGGTAGATTATCGGAAGAGCCCTGAGCCATCCGCCTGCTGCGGTGATGATCGAAGAAGAGGTTGGCATGCGCGCATCTCAGAAAACAGCACGTCTGTTTCCGCATGCGCACTGAAACGGTGAGGCGGTGACGGACTGCCCGACTAGAGCAACCCCGtccacgacgacggcgagcacTAGCTGGGCGCACATTACTGACGCGTAGCTCACGCCTTTTTTTCCGTGTCTGCATGTAcctctgcgtgcgtctcAGGAGACCAGAGGTGTggctctcttcttcttcagcAGTGATGCCTGCAAAAACAAAACCGGATGTGTGCGAGACGGGCGAGAGGGGAAGGCGAGGCACAGCGCATCGAAGGACAAGGACGGAAAGCGGAGAAGAAAACCTTCAAAGGCTGAGCATGCCGTGAACGCGCTCGACACCGACACCGAGGAAAGGGCGCGTATAGGGGGGAAGAATGTCGGTGAAGCGTGAAGGCACAAAGGAGGCGCAACTCAGCAAACCTCATGGGAATCATACATCTTtcccccacctcacccccaACAaaaagcagccgcagctgcgcctggaTGCTTGAGCGGGGATGGCAGCCGCAGGAAGCTATCGGAGCGCGCGTTCGCgcctgtatgtgtgtgtgtgtgtgtgtgtgtgtgtgtgtgcctgtaaGACGGAAGCTCCTCCACCCATCCCCGGGAGTTCGAGAGGGAAAAGTGCGAAACAGACGGTAGAAGAGGAAGATCAGAGGTCCCTCGGGCAACATGCCTTGCACGTTCTCGCGTATTGTGTTCGTCTTCGTCTTGTGCTTGGCCACGGCAGCTGTGCAGAGCTTCTCCTCGTCCAGTCTCGCTGGCAGTTTGCACTGTACGCGACTGCGGCCGTGCCTGTGTTCCTTCTTGTGCGCGAAGACGGCCTGCCGACTTCTCGATAGCCGACGGTCTAGTCAGCTTGAACGGCAAGTAAGCTCATCTTTGCGGTGCTGTGGTCGCAATATACcaagaggagggaagggtaTGCGTATGCGCAGTcggagaggagaaagaaaaagacatGGAGAgacgggggggggtgcagcgtgtgtggcggcgatggcggcatTGTCgacaagaaagagagagaggcataGAAGGCTGCATGGGCGCAGTCAACGGCCGTACTGCCCATCGGCttggagggagaggtggccCGTAATCCACCTCCgcgacacagagagagcagcacgcaTTCTATCGGATGTGCGCATGGCCACCCACTGCAAAGAAGGGATGTGAAAGCAGCGCATTCCTCCACGTGCCAAGCGCGGAGGAATGCCGCACGGGGGAGGACggtggcagctgctgctctgtcCGTGTCCGTGTCTCTTTGTGATACTCTACGGTACCCTTTCCGTGCGTCCGGTCTGCTGATGCGTGACTCGCCCCCGGCACTGGCGTGCACACCCGTCAATCGCCACAACGGACGAGAAGCAGCGAGACACGGGCAGggagaagcacacacagacacacaggaCAGGCGTTGGAGAAGACGgcacgaagaaaaaaaaaacgttcTGGTCGaaggggagaaagagagaagcaacACGAGACATCCGGACAGCAGGAAAGTGAGGCAGAACGCTGAGACGGGGCGGAGCGAACTCGGAGGAGGGACTTGTCAGACAGGCATCAACGCCGTTCGCCTACGCAAAGGCATCTCACCGGCACACGTCCACCGCTACGACACCTTCTCAAAGACAAGAGAGGTGAAGGCGAGAAAGTCCTGCTCCAGGGCGCGCTGTGGCCGGGTCGAGAGGCGTAGCATGATGCGGCGCtccagaggcggcggcgagggtggcggctgcgttgtggcagccgcagcgtctcTGCCATGTCGGTGGCCGGCATCCCCGACGATGGCAATCCTGTtgctgcccctccccgcctcaccctcctcgtcctctgaGCCGCCGAGAGACCCGCCTTCGCCGACGCGTCCGCGGTtaccgctggcgccgccaccgctgccgtcctgCGCGTCTGTCGTGCTCGACCTGCGAGCCCAGgtcaccgcggcggcggtggacgaGGCGGTGTCGGCGTGCTTGCCGCTGCCCTTGTACTCTGACTCTCCATTGGTGGCCGACGGATGCAGTGGTTCGGTATGCATGCGGTACTGGAAAACGGTATTGGCGAGCATCAAGTTCGGGCACAGGTTGCCCTCCGAGAAGTGCcgcacgacgccgcagccgtcgtcCGTCGAGGATGGAAAGAGGTGGAAGCGGCCAAAGCTTGCCACGTAAGAGCAGTACGTGTCGCACAAGTCCTCCTTTGACAGCTGCGTCACGCGCTGCACCGGGCCAACGGGGCGCCGAGCACTCGACGTCAGCTGCAGACTGAAGCGACCGCCAGTAGTGTACACGAGAACCCCTGACACATCGCCACCCCACGGAAAGATGACCCTGCCGTCATCCACAGCGTGCACCTCGATAGAGACGACGTGCCACGTGCCGTGGAagctccgctgcgcctccgccatggAATGAAAGAAGCGCACCGGCTCACGAAGCCTCTGATCGTCAGTGGCATGCTCAGACGGCGGCAATGTCAGCGAGAGGGACGAGGTGCACGTGTCACCATGCACCTGTTGCAGTGAATGAGAGGCGAGCGACGTGGTGGCGGTTGCGGAGGAAGTGGGCATGGTATTGGCGTTACCCACCAGTGCGAACCCGGCAGGCGCGGCAGTGCGGCTCAGCGGGAAGTTATCGAAGCATTTCGTGAGTGCCTCTATGGAGGCCCGCGTCATGTTGGTGAGCGGCGGCACTGAGGCCCACTCCGACACAAATTCGCGCTTGAAGTGTCGCACGTCGTTGTCACGCATGTCACCCGGGATGCAGGGGGCcggcacgcggcggcgccgcaagTCCTCCCAGTTGAGGCCGTGAAAGAAGGGGTGCCGCTTGATCGCGCTCGCATCCTGCAGTCGCGTCGACGGATCTCGAGCAAGCAGACCCGTCAACAGCGACACCGCCTCCGGGGAAAAGCCTCTGAACGTGGGCGCCCCCTTGGCTACGCCGGGCTGCGACGCcgaagccgcagcagcgcctgtgcCGTTGTCGgcacgcagcaccggcagtgCTAGCTCCTTGTGAAGAACGTTGTCGTAGACCGTATTGTTGTTTCGCGCGTGGAACGGAGTTCTGCCAGCCAGCATTTCGTACAGCATTACCCCAAAGCTCCACCAGTCCACGGCAGCCGTCTGCACCTGGCCCTGGATCGTCTCCGGCGCCACGTACTCGGGGCTGCCGACgaagctgcgccggcggctgcgcgagaaTGCGCGGCGGGCAAGGCCAAAGTCCGTCAAGCAGATGTGTCCATCCGCCGTCAGCACAACATTCTCTGGCTTCAAGTCGCGGTGCACCACATCCTGGCGGTGCAAGCACTCCAGCGCCAGGACAAGCTCTGCCGCGTAGATGCACGCTGCCTCGGGTGAAAGGCAGAGTTTGGGGTAGATGTAGTCGTACAGCTCGCCACCAGGAAGGTAGTCAAGGACAAAGACGAGGTAGTACTCTGTTTGGAACGCGTAGTGGCAGCGCACAATGTACGGGCTCGGTTGTAAGCTTGTCAAGATGGCCTTTTCCTCCTTCATGTAGGATGTCATGCACCGCCGGTACACGGTCGCCTTGTTCATGATCTTCATGGCATACACCTTGTGCGTTGCGCGCATCTGGACCTTGAGCACCTTTCCGAATGTGCCCCGCCCAATGACAGTGAGTAGTTGAAAGTCCTGGAAGCCGACAGGTGACGGGGTGCCACTTCGGCCGGGTAAGGCGCCCCCAGGCGACGAGAGCGAGGGGTGCGGGATGGGTGATGCGGGGTTGGTCACGCGCTGGTGCACTATCACCGGGCTGCGCTCCTCTCcaacgcagctgcgcgtgctggtgGCCGGCGATAAGCCCACCACAGGGGACGACTGCGAGGGACGGCCCGATGGCGCCGGCGGGCCTTGCTGGGCCAGCGTATTGAGCGTTGACTGCATGCCCCTGtaggcgccgccaccaggAGCGGTGCTACAGCGGTCGAGACGGCGACTGTAGTTCTCCGCACACTGAAGGCAGGCGGGAACCGTGCTCCCGGCAGCCTTTGCGTGTGTAGATAACGGTGTTGTTTCCTGCACCAGGAAATGCACGGGGTCGCTGCGACCCGTGGTCGTGGCCAATGCGCGccccggcgacgacgcgcttTCAAGCActggcagctgctgcaggcaaGCAGAGCAGAACTGGACCAGGCAGAAAAAGCACCGGCGCGGGTACAGGAAGGAGGTAAACTCGGCGTTGCACTGCGCGCAGTTCGCCGACGCTGGGGGCAGCCGCTCATCTGAGAAGCCCGCCTGCATGGGATCTGCCGCTGTAAACGCAGCCCCACCTACGCGGCTGTGCGCAGACTTCGTCGTCAGCCTCATCTTGCTCGTGTTGTCCACGCAGTCGGATCGCCCCTCTGCACCGTTCGCTTCCCCGTCATCGCCCGCCTCATCCACGACGGCCGTGCCGGTTGTCTGAGTGCCTGTGCACACCCCTCTCGTGGCGAGTGTCTTCGACGGCTCCCTGTTCGTGGCGAAggtagcggcgctgctgggcaTTGACGATGTTGTCCTGGTTGTGGCGGCTGTGGCCTCCAGACTTCCCGCCTCCACTCTTCCGCTACCGGGGGCCACAGGAGAACttgcggccgcggcggctcctGCGTGACTCGCGCAATCAGTTGGGACCGCAGGGAAAGAGCCGCTCGCCCTGAGAAGCGGAAGGGCTGCATCAGCCGCGATTCCTGACACAACCGTCGCCGCCCTTTCAGCAGCGCGGAGATACTGCTTCTGTTGACGGGACtgcgtctcctgcagctcgcgAAGAAccgcgtcatcgtcgtcctcgtcgttcACAAGGTCAGTGTGCGTGCTGATTAGCCCCAGGAGCGGCTGAATGCCAGTGAGCTTCAGGTGCGTGGGCAcctcgccgtcgtgcagAAAGTCGTAAAGCTGGGTGCGAGCCACGTAGAAGAGATTCCTCggcacgagcagctgctggaggtaGATCTCTAGGtaacggcgccgctgttcgACCAGCTCCGGGCTCTGGTTCGTCACATCCATCCAGTGGCTGCCCGGAAGTACCGGCACGACACCGTAGGCCCCGTGGCTTGACCCgtgccggctgctgcagatCTGCTTAAGATCGTGGTCAAGCGCCTTGAACTGCTGATATCGCCGATAGACGCGCCAGGCGTCGTggccgcgcacgcactcgaTAACGTACTCCACGTAACTCTCCTTGACGCGGTAGTGGGTGATAACCACGGAGGTGATGGAGTACTGCTGTGCCAGCAGGACGAGCGCATCGGCATCTTTCTCTGGGTCTAGCGGGTACTGTCGTGGCGCGTGCAGGTGCCCGAGCAGACGCTCCTCGCCTTCAAAGACGCGACGATCACCACCTTGGGCCAcaggcgatgcagcgctgccgttcgGGTGCGGCGGGGCattcgttgctgctgccccaCT is a genomic window containing:
- a CDS encoding zinc finger protein kinase-like, translating into MFYSLFRRPYTARSVPATLGCHASGESGTTAAPAGANDSRNGNAGPSPLTPSGAAATNAPPHPNGSAASPVAQGGDRRVFEGEERLLGHLHAPRQYPLDPEKDADALVLLAQQYSITSVVITHYRVKESYVEYVIECVRGHDAWRVYRRYQQFKALDHDLKQICSSRHGSSHGAYGVVPVLPGSHWMDVTNQSPELVEQRRRYLEIYLQQLLVPRNLFYVARTQLYDFLHDGEVPTHLKLTGIQPLLGLISTHTDLVNDEDDDDAVLRELQETQSRQQKQYLRAAERAATVVSGIAADAALPLLRASGSFPAVPTDCASHAGAAAAASSPVAPGSGRVEAGSLEATAATTRTTSSMPSSAATFATNREPSKTLATRGVCTGTQTTGTAVVDEAGDDGEANGAEGRSDCVDNTSKMRLTTKSAHSRVGGAAFTAADPMQAGFSDERLPPASANCAQCNAEFTSFLYPRRCFFCLVQFCSACLQQLPVLESASSPGRALATTTGRSDPVHFLVQETTPLSTHAKAAGSTVPACLQCAENYSRRLDRCSTAPGGGAYRGMQSTLNTLAQQGPPAPSGRPSQSSPVVGLSPATSTRSCVGEERSPVIVHQRVTNPASPIPHPSLSSPGGALPGRSGTPSPVGFQDFQLLTVIGRGTFGKVLKVQMRATHKVYAMKIMNKATVYRRCMTSYMKEEKAILTSLQPSPYIVRCHYAFQTEYYLVFVLDYLPGGELYDYIYPKLCLSPEAACIYAAELVLALECLHRQDVVHRDLKPENVVLTADGHICLTDFGLARRAFSRSRRRSFVGSPEYVAPETIQGQVQTAAVDWWSFGVMLYEMLAGRTPFHARNNNTVYDNVLHKELALPVLRADNGTGAAAASASQPGVAKGAPTFRGFSPEAVSLLTGLLARDPSTRLQDASAIKRHPFFHGLNWEDLRRRRVPAPCIPGDMRDNDVRHFKREFVSEWASVPPLTNMTRASIEALTKCFDNFPLSRTAAPAGFALVGNANTMPTSSATATTSLASHSLQQVHGDTCTSSLSLTLPPSEHATDDQRLREPVRFFHSMAEAQRSFHGTWHVVSIEVHAVDDGRVIFPWGGDVSGVLVYTTGGRFSLQLTSSARRPVGPVQRVTQLSKEDLCDTYCSYVASFGRFHLFPSSTDDGCGVVRHFSEGNLCPNLMLANTVFQYRMHTEPLHPSATNGESEYKGSGKHADTASSTAAAVTWARRSSTTDAQDGSGGGASGNRGRVGEGGSLGGSEDEEGEAGRGSNRIAIVGDAGHRHGRDAAAATTQPPPSPPPLERRIMLRLSTRPQRALEQDFLAFTSLVFEKVS